In Sporichthya polymorpha DSM 43042, a genomic segment contains:
- a CDS encoding alpha/beta fold hydrolase: MNVGRADNGRVELAWERIGPGTGEPLLLVMGFAVHRQFWPDGLCEQLVDAGFDVVRFDNRDAGESTHLSHLGAPAWPAVMTVPRMVAVYGLEDLAHDAVAVITAAGWDSAHVVGVSMGGMIAQKLAIRHPEKVRSLTSISSTPAPRIGRPTLAARRLFLLPPPRTPEQAADRIVKQFRIIGSPGFPLDEAWLREYAASAFRRSHDPAGQARQLAAVMAGGSRVRALRGVTAPTLVVHGADDPLIRAEGGLATARAVLNARLVVHAGMGHDLPEALWPTITEDIATLAQGAS, encoded by the coding sequence ATGAACGTCGGCCGGGCCGACAACGGCCGCGTCGAGCTGGCCTGGGAGCGGATCGGACCCGGCACCGGGGAGCCGTTGCTGCTGGTCATGGGCTTTGCGGTGCACCGGCAGTTCTGGCCCGACGGCCTGTGCGAACAACTCGTGGACGCCGGGTTCGACGTTGTCCGGTTCGACAACCGCGACGCCGGGGAGTCGACCCACCTCTCCCACCTCGGGGCCCCGGCCTGGCCGGCGGTCATGACCGTGCCCCGCATGGTCGCGGTCTACGGCCTGGAGGACCTCGCGCACGACGCCGTCGCCGTGATTACCGCCGCGGGCTGGGACTCCGCGCACGTCGTGGGCGTCTCGATGGGCGGGATGATCGCCCAGAAGCTCGCGATTCGGCACCCGGAGAAGGTCCGGTCGCTGACGTCGATCTCGTCGACCCCCGCGCCGCGGATCGGCCGCCCGACGCTCGCGGCCCGGCGTCTGTTCCTGCTGCCGCCGCCGCGCACGCCCGAGCAGGCGGCCGACCGCATCGTCAAGCAGTTCCGCATCATCGGCTCCCCCGGGTTCCCGCTCGACGAGGCCTGGCTGCGGGAGTACGCCGCGTCCGCGTTCCGCCGCAGCCACGACCCGGCCGGGCAGGCGCGCCAGCTCGCGGCCGTCATGGCCGGCGGCAGCCGCGTGCGCGCCCTGCGCGGGGTGACGGCCCCCACGCTCGTGGTGCACGGCGCCGACGACCCCCTGATCCGCGCCGAGGGTGGCCTCGCGACCGCCCGCGCCGTCCTGAACGCCCGCCTCGTCGTGCACGCGGGGATGGGGCACGACCTGCCCGAGGCCCTGTGGCCGACAATCACCGAAGACATCGCCACCCTCGCCCAAGGAGCATCGTGA
- a CDS encoding tyrosine-protein phosphatase, whose translation MTGRELSFERLFNVRDLGGLRTADGRTVRPGLVYRSDDPHRATEADVEALRALGIRTVIDLRLDEEVEVRGSHVWTTLGLDPVRCSIMTQEPVPENLARYIEPEFVRDEYLAMIADDDVARRLWRALAAAGDEPRLIHCASGRDRTAVIAAFLLETLGVSREDVLDDYEASGTGMERMLAYIDEHVPDAVPMSEGNRYAFTRTPRACMAAFLDAVDDRWGSPVSYLEKLGLGPELDRLRAGLLTDG comes from the coding sequence GTGACCGGACGCGAGCTGAGTTTCGAGCGCCTGTTCAACGTGCGCGACCTCGGCGGTCTGCGCACCGCGGACGGCCGGACCGTCCGCCCCGGCCTCGTCTACCGCTCCGACGACCCGCACCGCGCGACCGAGGCCGACGTCGAGGCGTTGCGCGCGCTCGGCATCCGCACGGTCATCGACCTGCGCCTCGACGAGGAGGTCGAGGTCCGCGGCTCGCACGTCTGGACGACGCTGGGCCTGGACCCGGTCCGCTGCTCGATCATGACCCAGGAGCCGGTGCCGGAGAACCTCGCGCGCTACATCGAGCCGGAGTTCGTCCGCGACGAGTACCTCGCGATGATCGCCGACGACGACGTCGCCCGCCGCCTGTGGCGCGCCCTCGCCGCCGCCGGTGACGAGCCGCGGCTGATCCACTGCGCGTCGGGCCGCGACCGCACCGCGGTGATCGCGGCCTTCCTGCTCGAGACCCTCGGGGTCTCCCGGGAGGACGTCCTCGACGACTACGAGGCGAGCGGCACCGGTATGGAGCGGATGCTCGCCTACATCGACGAGCACGTCCCCGACGCCGTCCCGATGAGCGAGGGCAACCGCTACGCCTTCACCCGCACCCCCCGCGCCTGCATGGCCGCCTTCCTCGACGCCGTCGACGACCGCTGGGGCTCCCCCGTCTCCT